One genomic region from Thermoleptolyngbya sichuanensis A183 encodes:
- a CDS encoding efflux RND transporter permease subunit, producing MFANFFIKQPVFTLVCAIITVFLGLVVLPTLPIAQFPDIAPTQVVVTANYPGADAETVENTVTNILEREINGIDGLRYMSSSSGSDGTSQITVTFTAGQDSDIAAVNVQNRVARAESRLPEVVTRTGIKVEQSSSDFLMAIALYPTNGEYDSSFLSNYADLYMVEELRRIPGVGSIQIFGERKFAMRLWLDPARLAARGLTVQDVTKAIREQNIQVGAGQLGQQPADPNQEYQINLRADSQLKSVEEFENLVLKTGEGGNLVRLKDVGRAELGAENYATFLTYNDIESVGLGITQRSGSNALETAAAVRRELENLKRSFPPGVDYAIAFDVTSFVQVSLRDVVYTLITAILLVILVLFFFLQDWRTTLVPAVAIPVALIGTFVFIKIFGFSINTLTLFGLTLATGMVVDDAIVVVEAIAAKVQDRGMNPFRAAAEAMKELSGAVIATSLVLMAVFVPVAFFPGTTGAIYRQFALTIAFSIVVSTFNALTFSPTMSALLLRPRSDHQGWLGQQFERFNGFLESVRQRYRRSLTVLSRLKYWVLAGFVLALIATIWVYRVVPGAFLPEEDQGYFITLVQAPEGVSLNYTKKILDEASAEVRKIPEVESNFAVTGFSFGGVAPNQGIMFTLLKPWEERKDRGQSVQEIIGQIQMKFLGMPKARIFSLNPPSIQGLGSFGGFQMEMQDRRGNMPLDEFVGYLNALIGVANQNPNLQAVFSTYSASTPQLVVNVNRERAKALRVNIDDIFSTLQSLLGSNYVNDFTLDRRSYRVYVQADQQFRARPEDVNQLYVRSAAGDMVPLGNLVTLTPTTSAQSITHYNLLRSISVQGSAAPGRSSGQAIATMEQVAQQVLPPSLGFEWTGTALEEIESGGQAPLLFALGLLMVYLVLSAQYGSFVDPAIVLFAVPLAVLGAMGAQLLRGQANDVYSQVGLVMLIGLASKNSILIVEYANQLREKGLPITKAAIEAAQERLRPILMTGFSSLVGFFPLVIATGAGAASRRSIGTAIFGGYLLSTFLSLFMVPVLYIIVKKLTDRFMPELPTPPADFEDLEEPLSTTQK from the coding sequence ATGTTTGCCAACTTTTTCATCAAACAACCTGTTTTCACACTAGTTTGCGCCATTATCACGGTGTTTTTGGGATTGGTGGTTCTGCCAACGCTGCCGATCGCCCAGTTTCCTGATATCGCACCGACGCAGGTGGTGGTAACAGCAAATTATCCAGGGGCAGACGCAGAGACTGTAGAGAATACCGTGACAAATATTCTAGAGCGGGAAATTAATGGTATAGATGGGCTGCGCTACATGAGTTCTAGCAGCGGCAGCGATGGCACCAGCCAGATCACTGTTACCTTTACAGCAGGGCAAGATTCGGACATTGCAGCGGTGAATGTGCAGAACCGAGTAGCTCGGGCCGAGTCTCGTTTGCCAGAAGTGGTAACCCGTACGGGGATTAAGGTAGAGCAGTCGTCTAGCGACTTCCTGATGGCGATCGCCCTCTACCCCACCAACGGCGAATACGATAGCTCTTTCCTCAGCAACTACGCCGACCTGTACATGGTGGAAGAATTGCGGCGGATTCCGGGGGTCGGGTCGATCCAGATTTTTGGAGAACGGAAGTTTGCCATGCGCCTCTGGCTCGATCCAGCGCGGTTAGCAGCACGGGGTCTGACGGTGCAGGATGTTACGAAGGCTATTCGCGAACAAAACATCCAGGTAGGCGCAGGGCAACTGGGGCAACAACCTGCCGATCCGAACCAGGAATACCAAATCAACCTGCGGGCTGATAGCCAGCTCAAGTCCGTCGAAGAATTTGAAAACCTAGTGCTGAAGACGGGAGAAGGCGGCAACTTGGTGCGCCTGAAAGATGTGGGACGGGCGGAACTCGGTGCAGAGAACTATGCGACTTTCTTGACTTATAACGACATAGAATCTGTTGGTTTAGGGATTACGCAACGTTCCGGTTCCAATGCGCTAGAGACGGCGGCTGCCGTTCGCCGAGAGTTAGAAAACTTGAAACGTTCCTTTCCGCCTGGCGTTGACTATGCCATTGCGTTTGATGTCACAAGCTTTGTGCAGGTTTCGTTACGAGATGTGGTGTATACGCTAATCACCGCTATTCTGTTGGTGATATTAGTGCTGTTTTTTTTCCTGCAAGATTGGCGAACCACGCTGGTTCCAGCGGTCGCCATTCCTGTTGCGCTGATTGGGACTTTCGTATTTATCAAGATATTCGGCTTCTCAATCAACACACTGACCTTGTTTGGTTTGACGCTGGCGACAGGTATGGTGGTGGATGACGCGATTGTGGTAGTGGAGGCGATCGCTGCCAAGGTGCAAGATCGCGGCATGAACCCGTTTCGCGCAGCAGCAGAAGCTATGAAAGAGCTGTCTGGCGCGGTGATTGCAACTTCGCTGGTGCTGATGGCGGTGTTCGTCCCGGTGGCGTTTTTTCCCGGCACAACGGGCGCAATCTATCGCCAGTTTGCGCTGACGATTGCTTTTTCTATCGTCGTGTCTACATTCAATGCGCTGACCTTTTCGCCTACGATGTCGGCACTGCTGCTGCGGCCCCGTTCCGACCACCAGGGCTGGCTGGGGCAACAGTTTGAGCGATTTAACGGATTTCTGGAGAGTGTGCGGCAGCGCTATCGCCGATCGCTCACAGTGCTGTCTCGGTTGAAGTATTGGGTGCTAGCTGGGTTTGTACTAGCGCTGATAGCCACGATCTGGGTCTATCGAGTTGTTCCCGGAGCCTTTTTGCCAGAAGAAGATCAAGGCTATTTTATTACGCTGGTGCAGGCTCCCGAAGGCGTGTCACTTAACTACACCAAGAAAATCCTGGATGAAGCCTCAGCCGAGGTACGCAAAATTCCAGAGGTAGAGTCTAACTTTGCTGTGACGGGCTTTAGTTTCGGGGGTGTTGCACCCAACCAAGGCATCATGTTCACCCTGCTGAAGCCGTGGGAAGAGCGTAAGGATCGGGGACAATCCGTCCAAGAAATCATCGGGCAAATCCAGATGAAGTTCTTGGGAATGCCCAAAGCCCGAATTTTCTCGCTAAACCCGCCCTCGATTCAGGGCTTGGGCAGCTTCGGCGGCTTCCAGATGGAAATGCAGGATCGCAGAGGAAACATGCCCCTGGACGAGTTTGTAGGCTACCTCAACGCCCTAATAGGAGTTGCCAACCAGAATCCCAATTTGCAGGCAGTGTTCTCGACCTATTCTGCCAGCACACCACAACTGGTTGTGAATGTTAATCGAGAGCGGGCAAAAGCGCTGCGTGTGAATATTGATGATATTTTCTCCACCCTCCAAAGCTTGTTAGGCTCGAACTATGTCAATGACTTTACGTTAGATCGGCGCAGCTACCGCGTTTATGTGCAGGCCGACCAGCAGTTCCGCGCCCGGCCGGAAGACGTGAACCAACTCTACGTCCGCTCTGCTGCCGGAGATATGGTTCCCCTGGGCAACTTGGTAACGCTGACCCCAACCACCAGCGCCCAGTCGATTACGCACTACAACCTGCTGCGGTCGATTTCGGTGCAGGGCAGTGCAGCGCCGGGAAGAAGTTCTGGTCAGGCGATCGCCACGATGGAGCAGGTTGCCCAGCAGGTGCTTCCACCTAGTCTCGGGTTTGAGTGGACTGGCACTGCTCTAGAGGAAATCGAGTCGGGCGGGCAAGCACCGCTGCTGTTTGCCCTGGGGCTGCTGATGGTGTATCTGGTTCTGTCGGCGCAGTACGGCAGCTTCGTAGATCCGGCGATTGTTTTGTTTGCGGTTCCGCTAGCGGTGTTAGGGGCGATGGGAGCGCAGCTTCTGCGGGGGCAGGCCAACGACGTGTATTCTCAGGTAGGTCTGGTGATGCTGATTGGTCTGGCGAGTAAAAACTCGATTTTGATTGTGGAATACGCCAACCAGTTGCGCGAGAAAGGCTTGCCCATTACCAAAGCAGCCATCGAGGCAGCACAAGAACGACTGCGACCCATTTTGATGACGGGCTTTTCTAGCTTGGTAGGCTTTTTCCCGCTGGTAATTGCTACTGGAGCCGGGGCCGCTAGCCGCCGTTCGATCGGGACAGCTATTTTCGGCGGCTACCTGCTGTCTACGTTTCTCAGCCTGTTCATGGTTCCCGTGCTATACATCATCGTGAAAAAGCTGACGGATCGCTTTATGCCTGAATTGCCCACGCCGCCTGCCGATTTTGAAGATTTGGAGGAACCGCTGTCGACAACGCAGAAATAG
- a CDS encoding efflux RND transporter periplasmic adaptor subunit, protein MLLSMVAGACQSGPPEVQGGPPPVPVELQTVQSSTVLETSEFVGALEAEDRVVLRPEADGRVVEIFVRPGDVVQARTPILQLRADRSRAEVSGAIANLEAAQSSRNTAVARLRAAEADADRAAADVSLAESDYRRIELLVSAGALSRQELDRARNRRDTAIASRRAAEENVRAAEASLRETESQIARAQANRNIAVEDLQDRQVISPIAGVVGNIPVKVGDLVTLSTTLTSIIQNSTLDLNIAVPIERSRQLRVGLPVELLDEQGKPALRGRISFVAPEVSSGEQSVLAKASFTNDGSLRDGQLVRTRVVWSSQPGLLVPTAAITRIAGQTFVYIAEQPEVNPDQPTPPNGQSGQPPMQVARQRLVQLGDIQGNSYRVISGLQPGEQVVVSGVLNLTEGTPIMSAQAMAQ, encoded by the coding sequence ATGCTGCTGTCAATGGTTGCTGGGGCCTGCCAGAGCGGCCCGCCAGAAGTACAGGGCGGCCCGCCTCCTGTGCCTGTGGAGTTGCAAACTGTGCAATCTAGTACGGTGCTAGAAACTTCAGAGTTTGTGGGCGCACTGGAGGCAGAAGATCGGGTTGTGCTGCGTCCCGAAGCCGATGGGCGAGTGGTAGAAATTTTTGTGCGTCCGGGGGATGTAGTGCAAGCACGAACCCCGATTTTGCAACTGCGGGCTGACCGCAGCCGTGCAGAGGTCAGTGGGGCGATCGCCAACCTAGAGGCTGCACAGTCATCCCGAAACACAGCAGTAGCTCGGCTCCGAGCCGCAGAGGCTGATGCCGACCGCGCAGCAGCCGATGTCAGCTTAGCAGAGTCAGATTATCGCCGCATCGAGTTGTTGGTGTCGGCCGGCGCGCTATCGCGGCAAGAGCTAGACCGAGCGCGAAATAGACGGGATACGGCGATCGCCAGCCGTCGAGCAGCAGAAGAGAACGTGCGAGCGGCCGAAGCCTCACTGCGCGAAACCGAGTCCCAAATTGCCCGCGCCCAGGCAAATCGCAACATTGCTGTTGAAGACCTACAAGATCGGCAGGTGATTTCGCCGATTGCGGGCGTGGTGGGCAATATCCCGGTGAAGGTGGGTGACTTGGTCACGCTTAGCACTACGCTTACCAGCATTATTCAAAACAGCACGCTGGATTTGAACATTGCTGTGCCCATTGAACGATCGCGCCAACTCCGGGTCGGGCTGCCAGTCGAGCTATTAGACGAACAGGGAAAACCTGCTCTGCGCGGTCGCATCAGCTTTGTTGCGCCGGAGGTCAGCAGCGGTGAGCAGTCGGTTCTTGCCAAGGCCAGCTTTACGAACGACGGCAGCCTGCGCGATGGTCAACTAGTTCGCACTCGTGTTGTTTGGAGCAGCCAGCCGGGGCTGCTAGTGCCCACTGCCGCCATCACCCGCATCGCTGGACAAACCTTCGTTTACATAGCCGAACAGCCCGAAGTCAATCCGGATCAGCCCACACCGCCCAACGGCCAATCCGGACAGCCGCCCATGCAGGTGGCCCGCCAGCGGCTTGTGCAACTAGGCGACATCCAGGGTAATAGTTATCGGGTCATCTCTGGTCTACAGCCAGGTGAGCAGGTGGTCGTGTCGGGCGTGCTAAACCTTACTGAAGGCACGCCGATTATGTCCGCTCAGGCAATGGCGCAGTAG
- a CDS encoding M48 family metalloprotease, giving the protein MTAENLLKSGIQAVKQQQYKAAIQALMACCQTADRQSKLYFQAQMWLVRAYYDSGQAERAIALCQQLSTDAPPQVQTWAMNLLPTLSAAPAIGLDTAGSAATDAPTADLPQLSAEEALDLFNRGNHALKTKRFAEAVEHLETYCRSANPHHKDFAQAQMWLVKAYNGNGQTETAIALCRRLLHHEKEFVQLWARQYLNTLAPEPEAEATQLEAPLANAASLHPKIQNLKSKISNTQPSALSPTKTRAPRGGVSLVMKGVASSLALASGMTITLLFGMVFALCMALLFLHGSDNPTAGLGLALVATLLFNAIVFFLSPLIMDVVQGWLYGTRWVSLSDIERRSPEAGRVIRTVCQQKKLAQPRLGLIPDDNPTAFTYGSLPNTARVVVSQGLFKYLDDDEVATVYAHELGHVVHWDFAVMTLAATLVQITYLLYVYLREAQDWLGDSEMARRLKLGTRSVAIAAYVFYVLGEYLVLYLSRTREYYADHFAAEVTGNPNGLSRALVKIAYGIVEEGQHNPQPSKVLQGTRTLGIADSNSAGFTGTAYRVAASPVQVGRVFLWDMFNPWAAWMELNSTHPLTGKRVRALSTYAEQLGLGAEFDMAQVVREGRGLNKTRLYGNFVLDVLLYWADWIGFGLGLLVAIALYQSGASNLGAIAAPALLGGGIGLLFKTFVMYPDFNRAPAMDILTLMSDPYASPLRGRPVKLSGEIIGKGDSGYAYGSEIKLQDPTGMILLRYSSRFGPLGNFLFGASQAESFIHQSVSAVGWFRRGMMPWVDLIRLDCPAKWTVRSYHRFWNLLFGALLIGLAFVLPSVLA; this is encoded by the coding sequence ATGACGGCCGAGAACCTCCTGAAATCGGGCATTCAAGCAGTTAAACAGCAGCAGTATAAAGCGGCGATTCAAGCGCTGATGGCTTGCTGCCAGACCGCCGATCGCCAGTCCAAGCTCTATTTCCAGGCGCAGATGTGGCTGGTGCGGGCTTACTATGACAGTGGGCAGGCAGAGCGGGCGATCGCCCTTTGTCAGCAGCTCAGCACCGACGCGCCGCCCCAAGTGCAAACCTGGGCTATGAACCTGCTGCCCACGCTATCCGCTGCGCCTGCAATCGGCCTGGACACCGCCGGATCGGCCGCCACCGACGCACCCACCGCCGACCTGCCCCAGCTCAGCGCCGAAGAAGCCCTCGACCTGTTCAATCGGGGTAATCATGCGCTGAAAACCAAGCGCTTTGCCGAAGCCGTCGAGCATTTGGAAACGTACTGCCGATCCGCCAATCCCCATCACAAAGATTTCGCCCAAGCCCAGATGTGGCTGGTGAAAGCCTACAACGGCAATGGGCAAACCGAGACGGCGATCGCCCTCTGTCGTCGATTGCTGCATCACGAAAAAGAATTCGTGCAGCTCTGGGCCCGCCAATACCTCAACACGCTGGCTCCCGAACCCGAAGCCGAAGCAACCCAACTCGAAGCCCCCCTCGCCAACGCAGCCAGCCTGCATCCCAAAATCCAAAATTTAAAATCTAAAATCTCAAACACCCAACCTTCCGCCCTTAGTCCCACCAAAACCCGCGCCCCTCGCGGCGGAGTCTCGCTGGTGATGAAAGGCGTAGCCAGCAGCCTGGCCCTGGCATCGGGCATGACGATCACGCTGCTGTTTGGCATGGTGTTTGCGCTCTGCATGGCGCTGCTGTTTTTGCATGGCAGCGACAACCCCACGGCGGGGCTGGGCCTGGCGCTGGTGGCAACCCTGTTGTTCAATGCCATTGTCTTTTTCCTGTCGCCGCTGATCATGGATGTGGTGCAGGGCTGGCTCTATGGCACGCGCTGGGTCTCGCTGTCGGATATTGAGCGGCGCAGTCCGGAGGCGGGCCGCGTCATCCGCACCGTTTGCCAGCAAAAGAAGCTTGCTCAGCCTCGCCTGGGGCTAATTCCCGACGACAACCCCACCGCCTTTACCTACGGCTCGCTGCCCAACACGGCGCGGGTGGTGGTGAGCCAGGGCTTGTTTAAGTACCTGGACGATGACGAAGTGGCCACGGTCTACGCCCACGAACTGGGCCATGTCGTGCATTGGGACTTTGCCGTGATGACGCTGGCGGCAACGCTGGTCCAGATTACGTATCTTCTGTATGTGTATCTGCGAGAGGCCCAGGACTGGCTGGGCGACAGCGAAATGGCGCGACGGCTCAAGCTGGGGACGCGGAGTGTGGCGATCGCCGCCTACGTGTTCTATGTTCTAGGCGAATATCTGGTGCTGTATCTGTCGCGCACGCGGGAATATTATGCAGACCATTTTGCCGCCGAGGTGACGGGCAACCCCAACGGGCTGTCGCGGGCGCTGGTGAAAATCGCCTACGGGATTGTGGAAGAGGGACAGCACAACCCCCAGCCCAGCAAGGTGCTGCAAGGTACACGCACGCTGGGCATTGCCGACAGCAACAGCGCCGGATTTACAGGCACAGCCTACCGCGTGGCAGCAAGCCCGGTGCAGGTGGGGCGCGTCTTTCTCTGGGATATGTTTAACCCCTGGGCGGCCTGGATGGAGCTAAATTCCACTCACCCGCTAACGGGCAAGCGTGTCCGCGCCCTCAGCACCTATGCCGAACAGCTTGGGCTGGGTGCAGAGTTCGACATGGCGCAGGTGGTGCGTGAAGGGCGCGGGCTAAACAAAACGCGGCTCTATGGCAACTTTGTGCTGGATGTGCTGCTGTATTGGGCAGACTGGATCGGCTTTGGGCTGGGGCTGCTCGTGGCGATCGCCCTCTACCAAAGCGGTGCGAGCAACCTGGGGGCGATCGCCGCTCCTGCACTGCTGGGTGGCGGCATCGGGCTACTGTTCAAAACCTTCGTCATGTATCCCGACTTCAACCGCGCCCCGGCGATGGACATACTCACCCTCATGTCTGACCCCTACGCCAGCCCGCTGCGGGGTCGTCCGGTCAAGCTAAGCGGCGAAATTATTGGCAAAGGCGACTCTGGCTATGCCTATGGCTCAGAAATCAAGCTGCAAGACCCAACAGGGATGATTTTGCTGCGCTATTCGTCCCGCTTTGGGCCCCTGGGCAACTTCTTGTTTGGCGCAAGTCAGGCCGAAAGCTTCATCCACCAGTCCGTCAGTGCGGTGGGCTGGTTCCGACGCGGCATGATGCCCTGGGTGGACCTGATTCGGCTAGACTGCCCCGCCAAGTGGACGGTTCGCAGCTATCACCGCTTCTGGAATCTGCTGTTTGGGGCGCTGCTGATTGGGCTGGCGTTTGTGCTGCCGTCGGTGCTGGCCTAG
- a CDS encoding alpha-ketoacid dehydrogenase subunit beta: MAETLLFNALREAIDEEMARDPSVFVLGEDVGHYGGSYKVTKDLYKKYGDLRVLDTPIAENAFTGMAVGAAMTGLRPIIEGMNMGFLLLAFNQIANNAGMLRYTSGGNFKIPLVVRGPGGVGRQLGAEHSQRLEAYFQGVPGLKMVACSTPYNAKGLLKSAIRDDNPVIFFEHVLLYNLKQDLPEEEYLLPLDKAETVREGNDVTILTYSRMRHHVMQAVKTLEKEGFDPEVIDLISLKPLDFETIGASIRKTHRVIIVEECMRSGGIGAEITASINDRLFDELDAPVIRLASQDIPTPYNGTLENLTIVQPAQIVEAVQKLVALKV, encoded by the coding sequence ATGGCAGAAACCCTCCTGTTCAACGCCCTGCGTGAAGCAATCGACGAAGAGATGGCGCGTGACCCGTCCGTGTTCGTGTTGGGCGAAGACGTGGGGCACTATGGCGGCTCCTACAAAGTCACCAAAGACCTGTATAAGAAATACGGCGATTTGCGCGTTCTGGATACGCCAATTGCCGAAAATGCCTTTACGGGGATGGCCGTCGGGGCGGCGATGACGGGGCTACGTCCCATCATCGAAGGGATGAACATGGGTTTTTTGCTGCTGGCGTTTAACCAGATTGCCAACAACGCCGGAATGTTGCGCTACACCTCCGGCGGCAACTTCAAGATTCCGCTGGTGGTGCGCGGGCCCGGCGGCGTGGGGCGGCAGCTCGGCGCAGAACATTCCCAGCGGCTAGAAGCTTATTTTCAGGGCGTACCTGGGCTAAAGATGGTGGCCTGCTCGACTCCCTACAATGCTAAGGGATTGCTAAAGTCTGCCATTCGCGATGACAACCCTGTGATCTTCTTTGAGCATGTGCTGCTCTATAACCTGAAGCAGGATTTGCCAGAGGAAGAATACCTGCTGCCGCTGGACAAAGCAGAGACCGTGCGCGAAGGCAATGACGTGACCATCCTGACCTATTCGCGGATGCGCCACCACGTGATGCAGGCGGTGAAGACCCTGGAGAAAGAGGGGTTTGACCCGGAAGTGATTGACCTGATTTCGCTGAAGCCGCTGGACTTTGAGACGATTGGTGCATCAATTCGCAAGACCCATCGTGTGATCATTGTGGAAGAATGTATGCGCTCTGGCGGCATCGGCGCAGAAATTACGGCATCGATTAACGATCGCCTCTTTGACGAACTGGACGCGCCCGTGATTCGCCTCGCTTCGCAGGATATTCCCACGCCCTACAACGGCACGCTAGAGAATTTGACGATTGTGCAACCTGCCCAAATTGTGGAAGCAGTGCAAAAGCTGGTGGCGCTGAAGGTGTAG